Proteins from a single region of Streptomyces sp. HUAS 15-9:
- a CDS encoding OmpA family protein, with the protein MRPNVTTKRHLVVTTFVIAANLCGTVAAHADDTSPSVPPGTEASATAPVKIDPTDPDLKLPEGATLAQPKVLDIKSVVEDQSGDERREDTNADVKFALQAEVLFGKDSAKLSAESKSRIDAIAEEIKKQNATQVRVFGFTDNLGSSAHGDVLSRQRANAVQAVLDADLNDSNITFEVRGYGEQYPIADNSTEAGRKKNRRVEVSFPRSGG; encoded by the coding sequence ATGAGGCCGAACGTGACCACAAAACGCCACCTCGTCGTCACCACCTTCGTCATCGCTGCCAACCTCTGCGGGACCGTGGCGGCCCACGCCGACGACACCAGCCCCAGCGTCCCCCCAGGCACCGAGGCCTCCGCCACCGCCCCCGTGAAGATCGACCCCACCGACCCCGATCTGAAGCTCCCCGAGGGCGCCACCCTCGCCCAGCCCAAGGTCCTGGACATCAAGTCGGTCGTCGAGGACCAGAGCGGGGACGAGCGCCGCGAAGACACCAACGCGGACGTGAAGTTCGCGCTCCAGGCCGAGGTGCTGTTCGGCAAGGACAGCGCCAAGCTGAGCGCCGAGTCCAAGTCCCGTATCGACGCCATCGCCGAGGAGATCAAGAAGCAGAACGCGACCCAGGTCAGGGTCTTCGGCTTCACGGACAACCTCGGCTCCTCCGCCCACGGCGACGTACTGTCCCGGCAGCGCGCCAACGCCGTACAGGCGGTCCTGGACGCCGACCTGAACGACTCGAACATCACCTTCGAGGTGAGGGGCTACGGCGAGCAGTACCCCATCGCGGACAACTCCACGGAGGCCGGCCGCAAGAAGAACCGCCGAGTGGAGGTCTCCTTCCCGCGCTCGGGGGGCTGA
- a CDS encoding CpaF family protein yields the protein MSLRARINSPEEHGSRGEDGHLVASYRAKLLEEIDLAEMSSLAAAERRARLERVLGHIISREGPVLSTVERSQLIRRVVDEALGLGILEPLLEDASITEIMVNGPDAIFVERGGRVEQLPLRFASQDQLMQTIERIVSTVNRRVDESNPMVDARLPSGERVNVIIPPLSLTGPTLTIRRFPRSYTLPELIEFGSLDEHMLFLLAGLVQAKFNIIVSGATGTGKTTLLNALSGLIPAHERIITIEDSAELQLQQTHVVRLESRPPNVEGKGQVTIRDLVRNSLRMRPDRIVVGEVRGGESLDMLQAMSTGHDGSLATVHANSAEDALTRLQTLASMSDVEVPFVALHDQINSAVDVIVQLTRFADGARRITEIALLDSHGGEPYRLATVAHFHAQPMTPDGRVHGVFQYFPLPRRTADRLYMASQPIPQAFGVARHADQLATREAR from the coding sequence ATGAGCCTGCGGGCACGCATCAACTCCCCCGAGGAGCACGGCAGCCGGGGCGAGGACGGCCATCTGGTCGCCTCCTACCGGGCCAAGCTCCTGGAGGAGATCGACCTCGCGGAGATGAGCTCACTGGCCGCCGCCGAGCGCCGGGCCAGGCTGGAGCGGGTGCTCGGGCACATCATCAGCCGCGAGGGCCCCGTCCTGTCGACGGTGGAGCGTTCCCAGCTGATCCGCCGGGTGGTCGACGAGGCACTGGGCCTCGGCATCCTGGAACCGCTGCTCGAGGACGCCTCCATCACGGAGATCATGGTGAACGGCCCCGACGCGATCTTCGTCGAGCGCGGCGGCCGGGTCGAGCAGCTGCCGCTGCGCTTCGCCTCCCAGGACCAGCTGATGCAGACGATCGAGCGGATCGTCTCGACGGTCAACCGCCGCGTGGACGAGTCCAACCCGATGGTCGACGCCCGCCTCCCGTCCGGCGAGCGCGTCAACGTCATCATCCCGCCCCTGTCGCTCACCGGCCCCACCCTCACCATCCGCCGCTTCCCGCGCTCCTACACCCTCCCGGAGCTGATCGAGTTCGGCTCGCTGGACGAGCACATGCTGTTCCTGCTCGCCGGCCTGGTGCAGGCGAAGTTCAACATCATCGTGTCCGGAGCCACCGGCACCGGAAAGACGACCCTGCTCAACGCCCTGTCCGGGCTCATCCCGGCACACGAACGCATCATCACCATCGAGGACTCGGCCGAACTCCAGCTCCAGCAGACACACGTCGTCCGCCTGGAGTCACGCCCCCCGAACGTGGAGGGCAAGGGCCAGGTCACCATCCGCGACCTGGTCCGCAACTCCCTGCGCATGCGCCCCGACCGCATCGTCGTCGGCGAGGTCCGCGGCGGGGAGTCCCTTGACATGCTCCAGGCGATGTCGACCGGCCACGACGGCTCCCTGGCCACCGTGCACGCCAACAGTGCCGAGGACGCGCTCACCCGCCTCCAGACCCTCGCGTCCATGTCCGACGTCGAGGTCCCCTTCGTGGCGCTGCACGACCAGATCAACAGCGCCGTCGACGTCATCGTCCAGCTCACCCGCTTCGCCGACGGCGCCCGCCGCATCACCGAGATCGCCCTGCTCGACAGCCACGGCGGCGAGCCCTACCGGCTGGCGACGGTCGCCCACTTCCACGCACAGCCCATGACCCCCGACGGCCGTGTCCACGGCGTCTTCCAGTACTTCCCCCTCCCGCGCCGCACCGCCGACCGCCTCTACATGGCGAGCCAGCCCATCCCCCAGGCCTTCGGCGTCGCCCGGCACGCGGACCAGCTCGCCACCCGAGAAGCCAGGTAG
- a CDS encoding type II secretion system F family protein, translated as MDLHDLVTLTTGVTLLTCVLAVVGVHTYASGRAQRAELVDRLTYTGRLPEAGRRRRFRNLDRRLRRTGPGRKLELRLAATGLDVTPGEFFVYMLATVAALWLIGQAALAPFFGPLAGLLGIGAAFQFLNWQRQKRIERFINQLPELARILANATHAGLALRTAIGMAAEELEAPAGEELAKVANQLSIGHSLDDALGELADRLPSRELVVLVTTLVLSNKAGGQVVSALRNLTETLEERKETRREIRTQLSQVTMTSYAVPVLGIGALFLMDGVKDGALARMTGSTVGQACVIIAFGLYAIGFVLIRRMSRIDV; from the coding sequence ATGGATCTCCACGACCTCGTCACCCTCACCACCGGTGTCACCCTGCTGACCTGCGTCCTGGCCGTGGTCGGCGTGCACACCTACGCCTCGGGCCGCGCCCAGCGCGCCGAGCTCGTCGACCGCCTCACCTACACCGGCCGGCTCCCGGAGGCCGGCCGCAGGCGCCGCTTCCGCAACCTCGACCGCAGGCTGCGCCGCACCGGGCCAGGCCGGAAGCTCGAACTGCGGCTCGCGGCCACCGGCCTGGACGTCACCCCGGGCGAGTTCTTCGTCTACATGCTCGCCACGGTCGCCGCCCTCTGGCTCATCGGCCAGGCCGCCCTGGCCCCCTTCTTCGGCCCGCTCGCCGGACTGCTCGGCATCGGGGCCGCGTTCCAGTTCCTCAACTGGCAACGCCAGAAGCGCATCGAACGCTTCATCAACCAACTCCCAGAACTGGCCCGCATCCTGGCCAACGCCACCCACGCGGGCCTCGCCCTGCGCACCGCCATCGGCATGGCGGCGGAGGAACTGGAGGCCCCGGCCGGCGAGGAACTCGCCAAGGTGGCGAACCAGTTGTCGATCGGCCACTCCCTGGACGACGCGCTGGGCGAACTCGCGGACCGCCTCCCGTCCCGCGAACTGGTCGTCCTGGTCACCACCCTCGTCCTGTCCAACAAGGCGGGCGGCCAGGTCGTCTCCGCCCTGCGCAACCTCACCGAGACGCTGGAGGAGCGCAAGGAGACCCGGCGCGAGATCCGCACCCAGCTCTCCCAGGTGACCATGACCTCCTACGCCGTCCCCGTCCTCGGCATCGGCGCCCTGTTCCTCATGGACGGCGTCAAGGACGGCGCCCTGGCGCGCATGACCGGGTCAACCGTCGGCCAGGCCTGCGTGATCATCGCGTTCGGGCTGTACGCGATCGGCTTCGTCCTCATCCGCCGTATGAGCCGGATCGACGTCTGA
- a CDS encoding type II secretion system F family protein: MALLLALVMGLSVWGIFAGIRMYRAETKLPGDLAVALEVGATRTGAVDSLIDRMGMRYAPMVLRLMGPGQVAKYRRRIDLAGNPGGLTIDRYAARRAVYGALGGVGFLVMLMRGNYFVALILLAFGAFWTEVGIWSAIRIRRDVIERTLPDFLDVLAVVVSAGLGFRQALDRVASKYEGPWADELRITLRQMDLGMSRRQAFAELRRRNDSEQVAMFVTALQQGEELGAPIVDTLVALAKDMRRTDAQNARRKAARAVPKATLMITTFMVPATLLLLGAGLLLGSGVDFGSITGK; encoded by the coding sequence ATGGCACTTCTGCTGGCCCTGGTCATGGGCCTCAGCGTCTGGGGCATCTTCGCCGGGATCCGCATGTACCGCGCGGAGACCAAACTGCCCGGGGACCTGGCGGTGGCCCTGGAGGTGGGCGCCACCCGCACCGGCGCCGTGGACTCCCTCATCGACCGCATGGGCATGCGCTACGCGCCCATGGTGCTGCGCCTGATGGGCCCCGGACAGGTCGCCAAGTACCGCCGCAGGATCGACCTCGCGGGCAACCCCGGCGGCCTGACCATCGACCGCTACGCGGCCCGCAGGGCGGTGTACGGTGCACTCGGCGGCGTCGGCTTCCTGGTGATGCTGATGCGCGGCAACTACTTCGTCGCCCTGATCCTGCTCGCCTTCGGAGCGTTCTGGACGGAGGTCGGCATCTGGTCGGCGATCCGGATCCGCAGGGACGTGATCGAGCGGACGCTGCCCGACTTCCTCGACGTGCTCGCGGTGGTCGTCAGCGCGGGCCTCGGCTTCCGCCAGGCGCTGGACCGCGTGGCGTCGAAGTACGAGGGCCCCTGGGCGGACGAACTCCGCATCACCCTGCGTCAGATGGACCTGGGCATGAGCCGACGCCAGGCCTTCGCCGAGCTGCGCCGCCGCAACGACTCCGAGCAGGTCGCCATGTTCGTGACGGCCTTGCAGCAGGGGGAGGAGCTGGGCGCGCCGATCGTCGACACCCTCGTCGCCCTGGCCAAGGACATGCGCCGCACGGACGCCCAGAACGCCCGCCGCAAGGCCGCCCGCGCGGTCCCCAAGGCCACGCTGATGATCACCACGTTCATGGTCCCGGCGACCCTGCTGCTGCTCGGCGCGGGCCTGCTGCTGGGTTCCGGGGTGGACTTCGGCTCGATCACGGGGAAGTAG
- a CDS encoding TadE/TadG family type IV pilus assembly protein yields the protein MPYLRKRRDSGQVAIEYLGFIPILLIVGLAGIQIGAVAYAAEQAGTAAHAGARAASLRQDVGQACANAVSAGIDVRCDPSEGDDTVTVTATVHIPKVVWDFGYAHRTATMPLDH from the coding sequence ATGCCGTACCTCCGCAAGCGGCGCGACAGCGGGCAGGTCGCCATCGAGTACCTCGGCTTCATCCCGATCCTGCTGATCGTCGGCCTGGCCGGCATCCAGATCGGGGCCGTCGCCTACGCGGCCGAGCAGGCGGGAACGGCCGCCCATGCGGGGGCACGTGCCGCCTCCCTGCGGCAGGACGTGGGACAGGCGTGCGCAAACGCGGTCAGTGCCGGGATCGACGTGCGGTGCGATCCCTCGGAAGGGGACGACACCGTCACCGTCACCGCCACCGTCCACATCCCCAAGGTCGTCTGGGACTTCGGCTACGCCCACCGGACCGCCACGATGCCGCTCGACCACTGA
- a CDS encoding sensor histidine kinase has product MTSRERTPLRWRRTRQPAAAIEASSAERQAPLGTQAPADGIHNPLHNPLPGPEKIQIRALQAMCRQVFGFRLAMIALAAPAALVNAAPGVGVRLVGAAVVITFMVSYVLFRDWERFGPLLLRHPSLLAADTLFGSLLLVSAGPDTTLAYVSVCTPLLAGLVYSWRGAACFASLQALILLLVHATLKEAHRADVAESLLLPGLCVIAGAVGSTLRNLMLRFGAATQALTTVQARLAVAEAVSAERARLAREMHDSVAKTLYGVALAADGLAGSAATGARMDPALIRQQAELVSRSARRAAAEARELLTDLRREHDPAHGVDVLTELAVRTEDFASRTGLRVTYHRTGDHTLPPVPPAVARQLLAIASEALENAHRHASPTRIGVEAGVHEDVLRMSVNDDGLGLPPGTALEQLRHSGHFGLIGMTERAASVGARVRIGTGKDARGTEVLLELPLAALTPSPPVPRQSPDA; this is encoded by the coding sequence GTGACGTCGAGGGAACGCACGCCGCTGCGGTGGCGCCGGACGCGGCAGCCCGCTGCGGCGATCGAGGCGTCGTCGGCCGAGCGGCAGGCGCCACTGGGGACGCAAGCCCCGGCCGACGGGATCCACAACCCGCTCCACAACCCGCTCCCCGGCCCCGAGAAGATCCAGATCCGCGCCCTCCAGGCGATGTGCCGTCAGGTCTTCGGCTTCCGGCTGGCGATGATCGCCCTGGCCGCCCCCGCCGCCCTCGTCAACGCCGCGCCCGGCGTGGGCGTCCGTCTGGTGGGCGCGGCGGTGGTCATCACCTTCATGGTCTCGTACGTCCTGTTCCGCGACTGGGAACGCTTCGGCCCCCTCCTCCTGCGCCACCCCTCGCTCCTCGCGGCGGACACCCTCTTCGGCTCCCTGCTCCTGGTTTCGGCGGGCCCGGACACCACCCTCGCCTACGTCAGCGTCTGCACCCCCCTGCTGGCCGGCCTGGTCTACAGCTGGCGGGGCGCGGCCTGCTTCGCCTCGCTCCAGGCGCTGATCCTGCTGCTGGTCCACGCGACGCTGAAGGAGGCCCACCGGGCGGACGTCGCCGAGTCCCTCCTCCTGCCCGGCCTCTGCGTCATCGCGGGCGCGGTGGGCTCGACCCTGCGCAATCTGATGCTCCGCTTCGGCGCCGCGACCCAGGCCCTGACGACGGTCCAGGCCCGGCTGGCGGTGGCGGAGGCGGTGAGCGCGGAACGGGCTCGCCTTGCCCGGGAGATGCACGACTCGGTGGCGAAGACCCTGTACGGCGTGGCACTGGCCGCCGACGGCCTGGCGGGCTCGGCGGCCACGGGCGCGCGCATGGATCCGGCCCTGATCCGTCAGCAGGCGGAACTGGTGTCCCGCTCGGCCCGCAGGGCGGCCGCCGAGGCCCGCGAACTCCTCACCGATCTGCGCCGTGAACACGACCCCGCGCACGGCGTGGACGTCCTCACGGAACTGGCCGTCCGCACCGAGGACTTCGCGTCTCGCACGGGCCTGCGGGTGACGTACCACCGAACGGGTGACCACACGCTCCCCCCGGTCCCGCCGGCGGTGGCCCGCCAACTCCTGGCGATCGCCTCGGAAGCACTGGAGAACGCACACCGCCACGCTTCGCCGACGCGGATCGGGGTGGAAGCGGGAGTCCACGAAGACGTGTTGCGCATGAGCGTCAACGACGACGGCCTGGGCCTGCCTCCCGGTACGGCCCTCGAACAACTCCGCCACTCAGGCCACTTCGGCCTGATCGGCATGACCGAACGGGCGGCGTCCGTGGGCGCCCGCGTCCGGATCGGCACGGGCAAGGACGCCCGGGGCACGGAGGTCTTGCTGGAACTCCCCCTGGCCGCCCTGACGCCCTCGCCCCCCGTCCCCCGACAGTCCCCAGACGCATGA
- a CDS encoding pilus assembly protein TadG-related protein, with amino-acid sequence MTRLRTYRDAGQAFPIYITVVAGLLFLALAYLAVGQAAANRNSAQTAADAAALAAAQNTRDQLADQWKLDVLDPTKWQDIFDGIVNADPSCWRAYQLAAQNDATVEDCAPTGPLGYSVRVKTSKAVGDSVVPGTENVHSTATARAVIEPLCKFELPGADAGDDALPQLTCKDGNWDLNPDDLTDLPGPEDLFDVHLAD; translated from the coding sequence CTGACCCGCCTCCGTACATACCGCGACGCAGGGCAGGCCTTCCCCATCTACATCACGGTGGTGGCGGGTCTGCTCTTTCTTGCGTTGGCCTACCTCGCGGTCGGCCAGGCTGCGGCGAATCGGAACAGCGCCCAGACGGCCGCGGACGCGGCCGCTCTCGCGGCGGCACAGAACACACGCGACCAGCTCGCCGACCAGTGGAAGCTGGACGTACTCGACCCCACCAAGTGGCAGGACATCTTCGACGGCATCGTGAACGCCGATCCCTCCTGCTGGCGGGCCTATCAACTGGCCGCCCAGAACGACGCCACGGTTGAGGACTGTGCTCCCACCGGGCCACTGGGCTACAGCGTTCGCGTCAAGACCTCCAAGGCCGTCGGCGACTCCGTGGTCCCCGGCACGGAGAACGTGCACTCGACGGCAACCGCCAGGGCCGTGATCGAGCCGCTGTGCAAGTTCGAACTGCCCGGAGCGGACGCGGGGGACGACGCGCTGCCCCAGCTCACCTGCAAGGACGGCAACTGGGACCTGAACCCGGACGACCTCACGGACCTCCCGGGACCTGAGGACCTCTTCGACGTCCACCTGGCCGACTGA
- a CDS encoding Flp family type IVb pilin, with translation MSNWFNTTVAYLRARVARSDRGQTAVEYLGIIAVVVAIVLAITGTSIGQTIYDAITAKIAEVTGG, from the coding sequence ATGAGCAACTGGTTCAACACCACTGTCGCTTACTTGCGGGCCCGCGTCGCCCGCAGCGACAGGGGCCAGACCGCGGTGGAGTACCTCGGCATCATCGCGGTGGTTGTGGCGATTGTGTTGGCGATCACGGGTACGAGCATCGGTCAGACGATTTACGACGCGATCACAGCGAAGATTGCCGAAGTAACCGGCGGCTGA
- the cpaB gene encoding Flp pilus assembly protein CpaB has protein sequence MNSRQRRGVILLILSVLCALGAFAGVLSVIDDVKSKVGPEVTAYRLRSDVAPYTTLNTGQFEKIKMPERWLSANAVTNLRDIDGKIAVTTLRKGSLLQTDMIVDQPALQAGQQEVAIMIDAATGVAGKITAGSRVNVYATFEGKKQGDPDLSKIIVTNARVLDVGKLTSLEPDNKNQQPTDAVPITFALSTIDAQRITYAESFAQRVRLALVAPGSTTTVPDKDRTYELATDK, from the coding sequence ATGAACTCCCGTCAGCGCCGCGGCGTGATACTCCTGATCCTGTCGGTGCTCTGCGCGCTCGGCGCGTTCGCCGGCGTGCTCTCCGTCATCGACGACGTGAAGTCCAAGGTCGGCCCCGAGGTCACCGCGTACCGGCTGAGGTCCGACGTGGCGCCCTACACGACGCTGAACACGGGCCAGTTCGAGAAGATCAAGATGCCCGAGCGGTGGCTGTCGGCCAACGCGGTCACGAACCTGCGCGACATCGACGGCAAGATCGCCGTGACCACCCTGCGCAAGGGCTCCCTGCTGCAGACCGACATGATCGTCGACCAGCCCGCGCTGCAGGCGGGCCAGCAGGAGGTCGCCATCATGATCGACGCGGCCACCGGCGTCGCCGGCAAGATCACCGCGGGCTCCCGGGTCAACGTCTACGCCACCTTCGAGGGCAAGAAGCAGGGCGACCCCGACCTGTCCAAGATCATCGTGACGAACGCCCGGGTCCTCGACGTCGGCAAGCTCACCTCCCTCGAGCCCGACAACAAGAACCAGCAGCCCACCGACGCCGTCCCGATCACCTTCGCGCTGTCCACCATCGACGCCCAGCGCATCACCTACGCCGAGTCGTTCGCCCAGCGGGTGAGGCTCGCGCTGGTCGCACCCGGCAGCACGACCACCGTCCCGGACAAGGACCGCACGTACGAACTCGCGACGGACAAGTGA
- a CDS encoding AAA family ATPase: MPTRILPAVSDPDAVRSLTTLLSQLPDAEPLAPVTDSTQLIDTLARLAAESVDELPEVVVVHERIGPVPALELIREVALRFPAVGVILVTTDVSSGLFSAAMDSGARGLVGLPLGYEELASRVQAVAQWSNGVRRHLGHGSDVFSGVGGTVVTVSGAKGGVGATLTAIQLALAAQASGRATALIDMDLQAGDVASFLDIQFRRSVVDLAAITDISPRVLADAVFRHDTGLALLLAPGDGERGEEVTDRAARQIVSAVRSRYEVVVVDCGAQLSGASAAAVEMADTALLVTTPDVVAVRAAKRTVRMWDRLQIRKAEETTVVVNRHTRGTEIQPPLVQRITGTALAGTAVPANFKELQSAVDAGRIHELDSRSTVKQALWRLAGELGLARAPEGSHRGGRMRGDRGSVSLRRRKE, encoded by the coding sequence ATGCCCACCAGGATCCTCCCGGCCGTCTCGGACCCGGACGCGGTCCGCTCGCTCACCACCCTGCTCAGCCAACTGCCCGACGCCGAACCGCTGGCCCCGGTGACCGACTCCACCCAGCTGATCGACACTCTCGCCCGCCTCGCCGCCGAGTCCGTCGACGAACTGCCCGAGGTCGTCGTCGTGCACGAGCGCATCGGCCCGGTCCCCGCACTGGAGCTGATCCGCGAAGTCGCCCTGCGCTTCCCGGCCGTCGGCGTCATCCTCGTCACCACGGACGTCAGCTCCGGGCTCTTCTCCGCGGCCATGGACTCCGGCGCCCGCGGCCTGGTCGGCCTCCCGCTGGGCTACGAGGAGCTGGCCAGCCGCGTCCAGGCCGTCGCCCAGTGGTCCAACGGCGTACGACGCCATCTCGGGCACGGCTCCGACGTGTTCTCCGGCGTCGGCGGTACGGTCGTCACGGTCAGCGGCGCCAAGGGCGGCGTCGGCGCCACCCTCACGGCCATCCAACTGGCCCTGGCCGCCCAGGCGTCCGGACGCGCCACCGCCCTGATCGACATGGACCTCCAGGCCGGCGACGTCGCCTCCTTCCTCGACATCCAGTTCCGCCGCTCGGTCGTCGACCTCGCCGCCATCACCGACATCTCCCCGCGCGTCCTCGCCGACGCCGTCTTCCGCCACGACACGGGCCTCGCCCTGCTGCTCGCCCCCGGCGACGGCGAACGCGGCGAGGAGGTCACCGACCGCGCCGCCCGCCAGATCGTCAGCGCCGTGCGCTCCCGCTACGAAGTCGTCGTCGTCGACTGCGGCGCCCAGCTCAGCGGGGCCAGCGCCGCCGCCGTCGAGATGGCCGACACGGCACTGCTGGTGACCACCCCGGACGTGGTCGCGGTACGGGCCGCCAAACGCACCGTACGCATGTGGGACCGGCTGCAGATCCGCAAGGCCGAGGAGACCACGGTCGTCGTCAACCGCCACACCCGCGGTACGGAGATCCAGCCGCCCCTGGTCCAGCGCATCACCGGCACCGCGCTGGCCGGCACGGCCGTACCCGCCAACTTCAAGGAACTCCAGAGCGCCGTGGACGCCGGACGCATCCACGAGCTCGACAGCAGGAGCACGGTGAAACAGGCCCTGTGGCGGCTCGCCGGGGAACTGGGACTCGCGCGCGCCCCCGAAGGCTCCCACCGGGGCGGCCGGATGCGCGGGGACCGGGGGTCGGTGAGTCTGCGACGCCGGAAGGAGTGA
- a CDS encoding response regulator yields the protein MPGNSLENLPPATPAAPLRLVVADDNPVVRAGLTALLCGREDITVVAEAANGREACEAALRHRPDVILLDVRMPDVDGISALPYLVRLAPVMMLTYSHEPEVVQEAVRLGAGGYLVHGEFGVEQLVRAVRDIGEGRPHFTPTAARALLEQLGVRATAHAVRELPDFPTPISPQNLSQLQPDVGQSVRSRFRLSSREAEIMDLIASGMNNQQIAATCFISEKTVKNHINRIFAKLHSTSRSQAAAKWLGVA from the coding sequence ATGCCAGGCAACTCCTTGGAGAACCTTCCTCCGGCCACCCCGGCCGCACCGCTTCGGCTCGTGGTCGCCGACGACAACCCCGTGGTCCGCGCGGGCCTCACGGCCCTCCTCTGCGGCCGGGAGGACATCACCGTGGTCGCGGAGGCGGCGAACGGCCGGGAGGCGTGCGAGGCGGCCCTGCGACACCGCCCCGACGTCATCCTCCTGGACGTCCGCATGCCCGATGTGGACGGCATCTCGGCACTTCCGTACCTGGTGCGCCTGGCGCCGGTCATGATGCTCACGTACAGCCACGAACCGGAGGTCGTCCAGGAGGCGGTACGCCTGGGAGCCGGGGGCTACTTGGTCCACGGCGAGTTCGGCGTGGAGCAACTGGTCAGGGCGGTACGGGACATCGGGGAGGGCAGGCCGCACTTCACTCCGACGGCGGCCAGGGCGTTACTGGAGCAGCTTGGAGTGCGTGCAACTGCACACGCGGTGCGTGAACTTCCGGATTTTCCAACGCCTATTTCTCCCCAAAACCTTTCGCAACTGCAACCCGATGTGGGACAGTCGGTGAGGTCGCGGTTCCGGCTGAGTTCCAGGGAGGCGGAGATCATGGACCTCATCGCGTCCGGCATGAACAACCAGCAGATCGCCGCGACCTGCTTCATCAGCGAGAAGACGGTCAAGAACCACATCAACCGAATCTTCGCCAAGCTCCACAGCACGAGCCGGTCGCAGGCGGCGGCGAAGTGGTTGGGGGTGGCGTGA
- a CDS encoding DUF5753 domain-containing protein has protein sequence MEAGIRATSPERVRILASNYECGDHAYIDGLATMADSRKRGWWEQYRGILPHGLLDVAELEWFATRLRSLQTVHVPGLLQLSGYARAIFDSALPPLPNSEVELRVAQRMQRQQVLERETSVEYVAYVHEWALRMQFGGRRTTREQLAHLCEVSERENVDVRILTVGVGAFPGAGHAVLYANGAVPQLDTVQLDSAHGGEFTHADAQLAKYRAHMDWWHAKSLSPQSSRDLIHSIARDL, from the coding sequence ATGGAGGCAGGCATCCGTGCCACGTCACCCGAGCGCGTCCGGATACTCGCCAGCAACTACGAGTGTGGAGACCACGCTTACATCGACGGGCTGGCCACCATGGCCGACTCCCGCAAGCGGGGCTGGTGGGAGCAGTACCGGGGAATCTTGCCCCACGGCCTGCTCGACGTAGCCGAGTTGGAGTGGTTCGCCACGCGCCTGCGAAGCCTGCAGACCGTGCATGTACCCGGGCTGCTGCAGCTTAGCGGCTACGCCCGCGCCATCTTCGATTCTGCCCTCCCTCCGCTTCCCAACTCGGAGGTCGAGCTACGGGTGGCCCAGCGCATGCAGCGACAGCAAGTGCTGGAGCGGGAGACATCAGTGGAGTACGTCGCGTACGTCCACGAGTGGGCGCTGCGCATGCAGTTCGGGGGACGGCGAACGACCCGGGAGCAACTCGCCCACCTGTGCGAGGTGTCCGAACGCGAGAACGTCGACGTTCGCATCCTGACCGTCGGGGTCGGCGCCTTCCCCGGCGCCGGTCACGCCGTGCTGTACGCGAACGGTGCGGTACCCCAACTCGACACCGTGCAGTTGGACTCCGCACATGGCGGAGAGTTCACTCACGCCGACGCGCAACTCGCCAAGTACCGTGCTCACATGGACTGGTGGCACGCCAAATCACTCAGCCCGCAATCGTCACGCGACCTCATCCACAGCATCGCTCGCGACCTCTGA
- a CDS encoding TadE/TadG family type IV pilus assembly protein — MRRPRGDEGQVSIEFLGMTPLIVLTLVLVWQCVLVGYTFTLAGNAADEAVRAGTAAPRGEREAACQAAGMKHLSAAWRGDATVNCGGVGFVTADVYLKVPVLFPGVIGFPVTVHGHAGAVEEVKD, encoded by the coding sequence ATGAGACGGCCACGCGGGGACGAGGGACAGGTCAGCATCGAGTTCCTCGGTATGACTCCGCTGATCGTGCTGACGCTGGTGCTGGTGTGGCAGTGCGTGTTGGTGGGGTACACCTTCACGCTCGCCGGGAATGCTGCCGACGAGGCTGTGCGGGCGGGGACGGCGGCGCCACGGGGAGAACGCGAAGCCGCTTGCCAGGCCGCGGGGATGAAGCACCTGTCGGCGGCATGGAGAGGGGATGCCACGGTGAACTGCGGCGGGGTCGGCTTTGTGACCGCCGACGTGTACCTCAAGGTCCCTGTCCTGTTCCCGGGCGTGATCGGCTTCCCGGTCACGGTGCACGGCCACGCCGGTGCCGTGGAGGAGGTGAAGGACTGA